A stretch of Chitinophaga caeni DNA encodes these proteins:
- a CDS encoding 2TM domain-containing protein — MSTFENKDLTTERLAKARASFKTHFLAYVLINSILWIAWYFSEHTILGLPWPTAVGAGWTVILVFGYCNAYPRASLETKDQNEIG, encoded by the coding sequence ATGAGTACATTCGAAAACAAGGATTTAACAACTGAAAGACTGGCAAAAGCGCGGGCAAGTTTCAAAACTCATTTCCTCGCATACGTACTGATCAACTCCATCTTATGGATCGCCTGGTATTTCTCGGAACATACTATCTTGGGATTACCTTGGCCTACTGCGGTTGGTGCCGGTTGGACGGTCATCCTTGTATTTGGATATTGCAATGCATACCCCAGGGCATCCCTGGAAACTAAAGATCAAAATGAAATCGGATAA
- a CDS encoding AMP-dependent synthetase/ligase, whose product MHQPTRLFDVIEHQLQHYPKQDMLCGKVDGKWIKYSTADVAKLTMQMSAGLLQLGLGNNSQDLERLDKVAIISSSKPEWLITDLACQQIGTVLVPIYPTISPQETEYVLNDAAASILFIGDEVILEKVLALKDRLPSIREIYTFKDIPGQKHWSEILSMGSEADYPKIESIKESIAPKQLATIIYTSGTTGFPKGVMLSHDNIMSNVRACSPYLPVNKQARALSFLPLNHIFERMVSYVYLGAGVSIYYAESMDTIADNLKEVKPSIFTTVPRLLEKVYEKIMATGLSLTGIKRALFFWAIDLGKKYEINKKLGWWYNVQLSIANKLIFNKWREALGGNIQAVVVGAAACQMRLLKIFTAAGIPILEGYGLSETSPVIAVNRMDVKDRMFGTVGPIISNVEVKIAEDGEILCKGPNVTIGYYKRPDLTGDAITDGWFHTGDIGMLVDNKFLKITDRKKELFKTSGGKFVAPQPIENKFKESPFIEQLIVIGEDQKFTSALIVPNFHNLRDWAKKQGLNLGSREEMLKNPDIIAHYDQIVEKYNQFFNHVEQIKKFSLLPDEWTVDTGELTPTLKLKRKIIVEKYAKEIEQIYTS is encoded by the coding sequence ATGCACCAACCCACCAGGTTATTCGACGTTATTGAGCATCAATTGCAACATTACCCTAAACAGGATATGCTTTGCGGGAAAGTTGATGGGAAATGGATCAAGTACAGCACTGCCGATGTAGCGAAACTGACCATGCAGATGAGTGCAGGGCTTTTACAATTGGGATTGGGCAATAATTCCCAGGATTTGGAGCGCTTGGATAAGGTAGCCATCATTTCCAGTAGTAAGCCGGAATGGCTCATTACCGATTTGGCTTGCCAACAGATAGGCACGGTCCTGGTTCCAATTTACCCGACTATCAGTCCCCAAGAAACAGAATACGTACTGAATGATGCCGCTGCCAGCATATTATTTATTGGCGATGAGGTAATATTGGAAAAAGTTCTTGCCTTAAAAGACAGGCTTCCGAGTATCCGGGAAATTTACACGTTCAAGGATATACCGGGACAAAAACATTGGTCGGAAATCCTATCTATGGGTAGCGAAGCGGATTATCCCAAGATTGAATCCATAAAGGAAAGTATTGCTCCCAAACAATTAGCAACGATTATTTATACCTCCGGAACAACGGGTTTCCCGAAAGGGGTCATGTTGAGCCACGACAATATCATGAGCAATGTGCGTGCCTGTTCGCCGTATCTACCGGTAAACAAGCAAGCCCGTGCATTGAGTTTCTTACCCCTCAATCACATATTTGAACGGATGGTAAGCTACGTATACCTGGGTGCCGGGGTATCTATTTATTATGCCGAAAGCATGGATACGATAGCCGATAACCTCAAGGAAGTAAAACCAAGCATCTTTACAACCGTACCCCGCTTACTGGAAAAGGTTTACGAGAAAATCATGGCCACCGGCTTAAGCCTTACCGGGATTAAACGCGCCTTATTTTTCTGGGCTATTGACCTGGGTAAAAAATACGAGATCAATAAAAAATTGGGTTGGTGGTATAATGTGCAATTATCTATCGCCAATAAACTGATTTTCAATAAATGGCGGGAAGCCCTGGGCGGCAATATTCAAGCCGTAGTAGTGGGGGCCGCCGCCTGCCAGATGCGGTTATTAAAAATTTTCACGGCCGCCGGGATACCGATCTTGGAAGGCTACGGCTTATCGGAGACATCCCCCGTAATTGCTGTAAACCGCATGGATGTAAAGGACAGGATGTTTGGAACCGTGGGGCCGATCATTAGCAATGTGGAAGTAAAAATAGCAGAAGATGGAGAAATTCTATGCAAAGGCCCTAATGTAACCATAGGTTATTACAAACGCCCGGATCTTACGGGAGATGCCATTACTGATGGCTGGTTTCATACGGGCGATATCGGTATGCTGGTGGATAATAAGTTCCTGAAGATCACCGATCGGAAGAAGGAGTTGTTCAAAACCTCCGGGGGTAAATTCGTAGCGCCACAACCGATTGAGAATAAGTTCAAGGAATCACCTTTTATTGAGCAGTTAATCGTTATAGGGGAAGATCAGAAATTCACTTCGGCATTAATCGTTCCCAACTTCCATAACCTGCGCGATTGGGCTAAGAAGCAAGGTTTAAACTTGGGAAGCCGGGAAGAAATGTTAAAAAATCCTGATATAATAGCACATTACGACCAGATCGTTGAAAAATATAACCAGTTTTTCAACCATGTGGAACAGATCAAGAAATTCTCGCTATTACCCGATGAATGGACGGTTGATACGGGCGAGTTGACGCCTACATTGAAGCTGAAACGGAAGATTATCGTAGAAAAATATGCCAAGGAAATTGAACAAATTTATACTTCGTAG
- a CDS encoding RNA polymerase sigma factor, which produces MNKQDQQQFFREIIKQHKGIMFKVARAYCSNEQDRQDLMQEMMIQIWRAVHKYNDQYKISTWLYRISLNVAISFYRKNSSRAKLYTSLNGQLADLPPDDAPGNEWQLNLLEQFISELKDMDKILVILYLEDKSHAEIAEIIGISVSNVGTKIGRIKDKLKARFSQLKY; this is translated from the coding sequence ATGAACAAACAAGATCAACAGCAATTTTTCCGGGAAATCATTAAACAGCATAAAGGCATCATGTTCAAGGTTGCCCGCGCATATTGTTCAAATGAACAGGATAGGCAAGATCTTATGCAAGAAATGATGATACAAATCTGGCGAGCTGTTCATAAATATAATGATCAATATAAAATCTCCACTTGGTTGTATCGCATTTCTCTGAATGTTGCGATCTCCTTTTATAGAAAAAATTCATCACGGGCAAAGCTATACACATCTCTTAATGGACAGTTGGCGGATTTACCGCCTGATGATGCACCTGGAAATGAATGGCAACTAAATCTACTGGAGCAATTCATTAGTGAACTGAAGGATATGGACAAAATATTGGTTATTCTATATTTGGAAGATAAGAGCCATGCAGAGATTGCCGAGATAATAGGGATTTCAGTCAGTAATGTCGGGACGAAAATAGGTCGTATTAAAGACAAACTAAAAGCACGGTTCTCACAGTTAAAATATTAA
- a CDS encoding DUF2147 domain-containing protein, with protein sequence MKKIFSLFTILLLSTLSFAQALPGDKIAGIWESTNSDVVLKFEIYKSGDEFFGKLLWASDMFNDDGSIKKDFNNPDKSLRNRFRKNIVNITHLRFDDGEYVDGKLYNPADGRTYSLTGKLKNLDELEFRGYIGLSLFGRTIKFKRVQ encoded by the coding sequence ATGAAAAAGATATTCAGTCTATTCACAATACTATTGCTATCAACCCTCTCATTTGCACAAGCGCTGCCAGGCGACAAGATAGCCGGCATTTGGGAAAGCACCAATTCCGATGTTGTTCTCAAGTTTGAAATCTATAAATCCGGAGATGAATTTTTCGGAAAACTTTTATGGGCATCGGATATGTTTAATGATGATGGAAGCATTAAAAAAGATTTCAACAACCCGGATAAAAGCTTGAGAAACAGGTTTAGAAAAAATATAGTCAATATTACTCATCTCCGTTTTGATGATGGTGAATATGTTGATGGGAAATTATACAATCCCGCCGATGGGAGAACTTACAGCTTAACTGGCAAACTTAAAAATCTGGATGAATTGGAGTTCCGCGGCTATATCGGCCTTTCCTTATTTGGGAGAACAATAAAATTCAAACGGGTACAATGA
- a CDS encoding sulfite exporter TauE/SafE family protein, translating into MADTVLYVLIISFIATLVRSTFGFGESLVAVPLLLIFLPIEIAVPLSVLISVVVALTVVVQDRKHIHFNSAKWLIIFAIPGIPIGLLILLYTNELFVKLGLGVLLILYSLYSLFGKNSLHLRSDQKFWLFTCGFLSGVLGGAYGINGPPLVVYGNMRRWGAKHFRATLQAYFLPASFIGIIGYATKGLINSEVLKYFLVSLPAVFPAIFLGRYLNHRLKNASFFKYVFVGLILIGIFLIVEVINS; encoded by the coding sequence ATGGCTGATACTGTTTTGTACGTGTTAATCATTTCTTTTATCGCAACTTTAGTAAGATCAACATTTGGTTTTGGTGAATCATTAGTCGCGGTACCGCTTTTATTAATCTTTTTACCCATTGAAATTGCGGTACCTTTATCTGTACTGATTTCTGTAGTTGTAGCGTTAACGGTAGTTGTGCAGGATAGGAAACACATACATTTTAACAGCGCAAAATGGCTGATAATTTTTGCGATCCCTGGCATCCCGATCGGTTTATTGATCTTGTTATATACAAACGAATTATTTGTTAAACTGGGATTGGGAGTTTTATTAATCCTCTATTCTTTATATTCCCTGTTCGGAAAAAACAGTTTACACTTGAGGAGCGATCAAAAATTCTGGTTGTTTACCTGTGGATTTTTGTCCGGTGTACTCGGTGGTGCATACGGGATCAATGGGCCGCCATTGGTTGTTTACGGGAACATGCGCCGTTGGGGCGCGAAGCATTTCCGTGCTACTTTACAAGCCTATTTTTTACCGGCAAGTTTTATCGGGATCATTGGTTATGCCACGAAAGGATTAATCAATTCGGAAGTGTTGAAATACTTCCTGGTATCGTTACCGGCTGTATTTCCTGCTATATTCCTAGGCCGGTATCTAAATCATCGTTTGAAAAATGCTTCATTTTTTAAATACGTTTTTGTAGGCTTGATATTGATCGGCATTTTTCTAATAGTGGAAGTAATTAATTCCTAG
- a CDS encoding Gldg family protein: protein MKIITRIARQELGILFHSPVAWLILIVFPIQIGIDHLTYIEMVGKAQRMGSHFSHITAMVFAGKETFFVGVKNTLYLYIPLLTMGLISRETHSGSIKLLLSSPVKVRDIVLGKYLAMMLYGLLLLAIIWLYCISGAFFIKNMDWGLLASGTLGIYLLICAYAAIGLYMSLLTSYQVVAAISTLAVLALLNFVGGLFQGNDVIRHITYFISISGRTEQFISGLISSEDVLYFIIIITFFLAITCMKMEDQRNIKSSLLKALRYIGVIAVCFLAGYLSSKPSLTGYIDMTATRQHTLGPQSRALVKQMDQPLKITTYVNVLDNNFYLGAPEKKSDDERRMTPYRRFLPDMKMDYVYYYDFAKNDHLYKRYPGESDVSIAKKVADIQNMDFGKLVPPERIRKMVNLAPEENRLVRQLQYGDRKTFLRFFDDMMIYPSEREVTAALERLVNPGNIPLVTFVTGNRERSIVKSDDGAWKMFAKELSFRAALINQGFDVDTVNVASQDIPLNTSVLVIANPGSAIPTAGIERISRYLEEGGNLLLALEPGQYNGLDTLLQTLGVKVGDTPVREESADYAPDFILAHVTDSASAAIPGLAGWEAAGAIISMPGAASLAYEGSSFNATPLLEAANGSALAMALQRKVNNHTQKILLSGDADFMSTGELSRNKPSVSNGRLTSTLFQWLTDGKFPVNTGAIPPRDSIDSKDSGIMLMRILFFGVLPGLLLVYGAILLIYRKRR from the coding sequence ATGAAAATCATCACCAGAATAGCGCGCCAGGAGCTGGGCATCTTATTTCACTCCCCCGTAGCTTGGCTGATCCTGATAGTATTTCCGATACAGATAGGTATAGATCATCTTACCTATATAGAAATGGTAGGGAAAGCACAGCGCATGGGGAGCCATTTTTCCCATATTACGGCCATGGTATTTGCGGGAAAAGAAACCTTTTTCGTGGGGGTAAAAAATACGCTGTACCTATATATTCCTTTACTTACGATGGGACTCATCAGCCGGGAAACACATAGCGGCTCTATCAAGCTGCTGTTGTCTTCTCCTGTTAAAGTGCGGGACATTGTACTGGGTAAATATTTAGCAATGATGCTCTATGGCCTTCTACTGTTGGCTATCATATGGCTGTATTGCATTTCCGGCGCCTTTTTTATCAAGAACATGGATTGGGGACTATTAGCATCCGGCACATTGGGCATTTACCTGCTCATTTGTGCGTATGCTGCCATAGGACTGTACATGTCATTACTAACCTCTTACCAGGTAGTGGCGGCCATCAGTACGCTGGCGGTGCTGGCGCTGCTCAACTTCGTGGGAGGGCTCTTCCAGGGCAACGATGTAATCAGGCACATCACCTATTTTATCTCGATCTCAGGTAGGACAGAACAGTTTATCTCCGGCCTGATCAGCTCGGAAGACGTTCTATATTTTATCATCATCATTACCTTCTTCCTGGCCATCACCTGCATGAAAATGGAAGACCAGCGTAATATAAAAAGCAGCCTTTTAAAAGCGTTACGCTATATAGGTGTTATTGCGGTCTGCTTCCTGGCAGGATACCTGAGCTCAAAACCTTCATTGACGGGATACATCGATATGACGGCTACCAGGCAGCACACCCTTGGACCACAGAGCCGGGCCCTTGTCAAGCAAATGGATCAACCATTGAAGATTACAACCTATGTCAATGTACTGGACAACAATTTCTACTTGGGGGCGCCCGAGAAGAAAAGCGATGATGAAAGACGGATGACACCTTACCGGCGCTTCCTACCGGATATGAAGATGGACTATGTATATTATTACGATTTTGCAAAAAACGATCATCTTTATAAACGGTATCCCGGTGAAAGTGATGTAAGCATTGCAAAGAAAGTAGCGGATATTCAGAATATGGACTTCGGCAAATTAGTGCCGCCGGAACGTATCAGGAAAATGGTCAACCTAGCGCCCGAAGAAAATAGGTTGGTAAGGCAGTTACAATATGGCGACCGCAAAACTTTCCTCCGGTTCTTCGACGATATGATGATCTATCCGAGCGAACGGGAAGTAACCGCCGCGCTGGAAAGGCTCGTAAATCCCGGTAATATTCCGCTGGTCACTTTTGTAACCGGCAATAGGGAACGTAGTATTGTGAAGTCTGATGACGGAGCCTGGAAAATGTTTGCCAAGGAGCTGAGCTTCCGTGCAGCACTTATCAACCAAGGCTTTGATGTGGACACGGTTAATGTTGCATCCCAGGATATTCCTTTGAACACTTCTGTCCTGGTCATAGCCAATCCCGGCAGCGCTATTCCCACAGCAGGAATAGAGCGTATTTCCCGCTACCTGGAAGAAGGCGGTAACCTCTTACTCGCATTGGAACCAGGTCAGTATAATGGGTTAGATACACTTTTGCAAACACTGGGAGTAAAGGTGGGAGATACACCCGTGCGGGAAGAAAGCGCAGACTATGCCCCCGATTTTATCCTGGCGCATGTGACGGACAGTGCAAGTGCCGCCATACCCGGCTTAGCGGGCTGGGAAGCCGCCGGTGCAATCATTTCTATGCCGGGAGCAGCGTCATTGGCATACGAAGGCAGCTCTTTCAATGCTACTCCATTGTTAGAAGCGGCCAATGGAAGCGCGCTCGCCATGGCACTGCAAAGGAAGGTTAATAACCATACACAGAAAATACTGCTTAGCGGCGATGCAGACTTCATGAGCACCGGGGAACTGTCGAGAAACAAGCCATCAGTAAGTAATGGCAGGCTAACCAGCACATTATTCCAATGGCTTACCGATGGGAAATTCCCGGTAAATACAGGAGCCATACCTCCCCGCGACAGCATAGACAGCAAAGACAGTGGTATTATGCTGATGCGCATCCTGTTTTTTGGGGTGCTACCCGGCTTGTTACTAGTCTACGGCGCCATCCTGCTGATCTATCGTAAACGTAGGTAG
- a CDS encoding ABC transporter ATP-binding protein produces MQEPVVKIEALSHRYSRDWAIKDIAFEISKHGIVGLLGSNGAGKSTTMNILCGVLSPTEGKVLVDGIDIRRNPEEAKKRIGFLPQNAPLYLEQTVDEYLRFCAYLRFIPPADIKEAVDIVKEKCGVAHFSKRLIGNLSGGYRQRVGIAQALIHEPLLVVLDEPTNGLDPNQILEVRQLIREIAEDRSVIFSSHILSEVEATCQDIIMIEQGRIVFKDTMHSFNNYIAPDSLVATMENMPAASDLTDIPGVKEVQFLSGKSVRVRFEPGINIAENIVESSVLNRWRLSEITLERSSLDAIFAQLSNKQSKNSIQV; encoded by the coding sequence ATGCAAGAACCTGTTGTTAAAATTGAAGCATTGTCGCACCGTTACAGCCGGGACTGGGCTATAAAAGACATTGCGTTTGAGATCAGTAAGCACGGTATTGTAGGGCTGCTTGGCTCTAATGGAGCCGGTAAGTCTACCACCATGAATATACTGTGCGGGGTACTGAGTCCTACCGAAGGTAAAGTGCTGGTAGACGGCATTGACATCCGTCGGAACCCTGAAGAGGCAAAGAAGCGTATCGGCTTTCTGCCCCAGAATGCGCCGCTGTACCTGGAACAAACCGTGGATGAATATCTCCGGTTTTGCGCTTACCTCAGATTTATTCCACCGGCAGATATTAAGGAAGCAGTGGATATCGTCAAGGAAAAGTGTGGTGTAGCGCATTTCAGCAAAAGATTGATCGGTAACCTTTCCGGCGGGTACCGTCAGCGAGTTGGCATTGCCCAGGCGCTTATCCATGAGCCGCTATTAGTGGTGCTGGATGAACCGACCAACGGACTTGATCCTAACCAGATCCTGGAAGTGCGCCAGTTGATCCGGGAAATAGCAGAAGACCGCTCCGTGATCTTTTCATCGCATATCCTTTCGGAAGTGGAAGCCACCTGCCAAGATATCATCATGATAGAGCAGGGGCGCATCGTCTTCAAAGATACCATGCACTCATTTAATAATTATATCGCTCCGGATAGCCTGGTAGCGACGATGGAAAACATGCCTGCCGCCAGCGACCTAACAGATATACCGGGTGTTAAGGAAGTACAGTTCCTCAGCGGTAAGTCAGTAAGGGTACGGTTTGAGCCGGGCATTAACATTGCCGAGAACATTGTTGAATCCAGTGTATTGAACAGGTGGCGCCTCAGTGAGATCACGCTAGAGCGGAGCTCCCTAGACGCCATTTTCGCCCAATTATCCAACAAGCAAAGTAAAAATAGTATCCAAGTATGA
- a CDS encoding RagB/SusD family nutrient uptake outer membrane protein: MRRTYLIILIIIMLTAGACSKFLDIVPKDKFIPVSVTDYENMLNSATMVNYGDYFQDLTSDDAFLPQDDPGNLYVPLSLSARRIYTFNPDVHERGDLDPLWSESYKRIFYDNTIINNIMDATEGSLETKKSVRAEAYLGRAMEFLSLVNVYAQHYDSATAATQPGIPLALIADISAKFERNTVQEVYDQVLTDAKAATLDLPLAHKLTKFRASKAGGYALQSRVYLFTGDYTNAKLYADSSIQLQGDLADMNDYKITIPGPFPNVPGAPLGWTDIPDGQYNVETIVARHFLRPFGLGMSVCASPELSALFTDNDRRWTLYYANGWPPAPPYNYMSRYNVRIFLRGDYYSNYLNVPEQYLIRAECNARNNHLQDALDDINTLRMNRIVPAAYVAYTPADFDNDAEKVLRFVLEERRRELAFTGMRHIDLKRLNKDPRFQKTITHTAENIDYQLAPNSNQYVRQLWPGATVFNPDWPLNP; the protein is encoded by the coding sequence ATGAGAAGAACATACTTAATTATACTGATCATCATCATGCTGACAGCCGGGGCTTGCTCCAAGTTCCTGGATATCGTGCCGAAGGATAAATTTATCCCCGTGTCAGTTACCGACTATGAGAATATGCTGAATTCAGCCACCATGGTTAATTATGGCGACTATTTCCAAGACCTTACGAGCGATGATGCCTTCCTGCCCCAGGATGATCCGGGCAACCTTTACGTGCCCTTGAGCCTGAGTGCAAGGAGGATATATACATTTAATCCAGATGTGCACGAACGCGGCGATTTGGATCCACTGTGGAGCGAAAGCTACAAGCGTATCTTTTATGATAACACCATCATTAATAATATCATGGATGCTACGGAAGGCTCGTTGGAGACTAAGAAAAGCGTTAGGGCCGAAGCTTATCTCGGTCGTGCCATGGAGTTTTTATCCCTCGTAAATGTGTATGCACAACATTACGACAGCGCCACGGCAGCAACGCAGCCAGGCATACCGTTGGCACTCATTGCAGACATCAGCGCCAAGTTTGAAAGAAATACGGTGCAGGAAGTGTATGACCAGGTATTAACGGATGCCAAAGCGGCTACACTGGATCTGCCCCTTGCCCATAAACTAACCAAATTCAGGGCTTCGAAAGCCGGGGGATACGCACTACAGAGCCGCGTGTACCTTTTTACCGGTGATTATACCAATGCCAAGCTTTATGCTGATTCCTCCATACAGCTACAAGGAGATCTGGCCGACATGAACGATTATAAAATCACCATTCCGGGGCCTTTTCCTAACGTACCGGGCGCTCCTTTAGGCTGGACAGACATTCCGGACGGACAATATAATGTGGAGACGATCGTGGCCCGCCATTTCCTGCGCCCCTTTGGACTGGGGATGAGTGTATGCGCTTCTCCTGAGCTGTCGGCCCTCTTCACTGATAATGATCGCCGCTGGACCCTGTATTATGCAAATGGTTGGCCTCCTGCACCTCCTTATAATTATATGAGCAGGTATAACGTGAGAATATTCCTCCGTGGCGATTATTATAGTAATTACCTGAATGTGCCCGAGCAATACCTCATCCGCGCAGAATGTAACGCGAGGAATAACCACTTGCAGGATGCACTGGATGATATCAATACATTGCGGATGAACCGGATCGTGCCAGCAGCCTACGTTGCTTACACGCCTGCCGACTTCGATAATGATGCAGAAAAAGTGTTGCGCTTTGTGTTGGAAGAAAGACGGCGCGAGCTGGCATTTACAGGTATGCGCCATATTGATCTGAAACGGTTAAATAAAGATCCGCGTTTTCAGAAAACTATCACACATACAGCGGAGAATATTGATTACCAACTGGCGCCAAATAGCAACCAGTACGTACGTCAACTATGGCCGGGAGCAACGGTATTTAACCCCGACTGGCCGCTCAACCCATAA